One genomic segment of Oncorhynchus mykiss isolate Arlee chromosome 10, USDA_OmykA_1.1, whole genome shotgun sequence includes these proteins:
- the LOC110498427 gene encoding TBC1 domain family member 9 produces the protein MWVHPEEVLQAGALWITERANPYFILQKRKGHGDGRGGLAGLLVGTLDVVLDSSARVAPYRILYQTPDSLIYWIIAHGCSRKEITEHWEWLEQNLLQTLSIFENENDITTFVKGKVQGIIAEYNKNHDVKEDDDTDKFKEAICTFRKLFGMPEEEKLVNYYSCSYWKGRVPRQGWLYLSINHICFYSYLLGKEAKLVIRWADITQLEKSATLLLPDAVKVSTRLAEHVFSVFLNINETFKLMEQLANIAMRQLLDNKGFEQDRSLPKLKRKTPKKVSALKRDLDARAKSERYRALFRLPKDEKLDGHTGCTLWTPFNKMHILGQMFVSTNYICFTSKEETLCSLIIPLREVTIVEKADSSNFLPSPVSISTKNRMTFLFANLKDRDFLVQRISDFLQQTTSKIYFERETTGSVNSSDDEMYSQQGSLLSSSPQRSSLGSEGSSEGERQFNLNDNSVPTATQALMTMYRRRSPEEFNPKLAKEFLKEQAWKNHIAEYGQGVCMYRTEKTKDLVLKGIPENMRGELWLLFSGAINEMATHPGYYEDLVEKSMGKYNLATEEIERDLHRSLPEHPAFQNEMGIAALRRVLTAYAFRNPNIGYCQAMNIVTSVLLLYAKEEEAFWLLVALCERMLPDYYNTRVVGALVDQGVFEELAREYVPELYDCMQDLGVISTISLSWFLTLFLSVMPFESAVVVVDCFFYEGIKVIFQLALNVLHANIHQLLGAKDDGEAMTVLGRYLDSVTNKDSTLPPIPHLHSLLTDDGDPHPEVDIFKLVRSSYEKFGSIRADVIEQMRFKQRLRVIQTIEDTTKRNVVRTIVTETAFSIDELEELYVLFKEEHLTSCYWGGTGGSNPTERHDPSLPYLEQYRIDLEQFRGLFSLLFPWAPVNGAHADLLALRFFRLLDHNGDSLINFREFISGLSVLCHGDLTEKLKLLYKMHVIPEVTHEQEEPDSAFEATQYFFEDITPETSNGLDPKCKSEKDDGFVRVTFKTEKVKKLHTPDYRHYLRLWNQGTKNKLDNMKDLPKLNQSQFIELCKTLYNMFSEDAQEQELYHATATVTSLLLEMGEVGKLFCHSKDQEEQDQDDPEEAKTSGPARDGGTKPEGVFQQRGQGEGKEESQARPCGPAKRDGRGEQLSAMEDIQLEDSSPKDTGTSSSMLISDDETKDDTSMSSYSVLSGGSHELDDKLQCEDINDDTVLVRSENGPHGGGNGPHGEGGPHGRDGGLPHSTSIDKDWAITFEQFLASVLTEQALVLYFEKPVEVAARITNAKNVRKVGCSLLSASDYEISLSG, from the exons GGTGCTCCCGTAAGGAGATcacagaacactgggagtggctGGAGCAGAACCTCCTGCAGACACTGTCCATCTTTGAGAACGAGAATGACATCACTACCTTTGTCAAGGGCAAAGTTCAG GGTATTATCGCCGAGTACAACAAGAACCACGACGTGAAGGAGGACGATGACACTGACAAATTCAAGGAGGCCATCTGTACGTTCCGTAAGCTGTTTGGCATGCCTGAAGAGGAGAAGCTGGTCAACTACTACTCCTGTAGCTACTGGAAGGGCCGTGTGCCCCGGCAGGGCTGGCTCTACCTCAGCATCAACCACATCTGCTTCTACTCTTACCTGCTGGGGAAAGAAG CCAAGCTAGTGATCCGCTGGGCCGACATCACCCAGCTGGAGAAAAGCGCCACGCTCCTCCTCCCCGATGCAGTCAAG GTGAGCACGCGGCTGGCTGAGCACGTGTTCTCGGTCTTCCTCAACATCAACGAGACCTTCAAGCTGATGGAGCAACTGGCCAACATCGCCATGAGACAGCTCCTTGACAACAAGGGCTTTGAGCAGGACCGCTCTCTGCCCAAACTCAAGAGGAAGACACCCAAAAAGGTGTCTGCCCTCAAGAG GGACCTGGATGCCAGGGCTAAGAGCGAGCGTTACCGGGCCTTGTTCCGTCTGCCCAAGGATGAGAAGCTGGACGGACACACGGGCTGCACCCTTTGGACCCCCTTCAACAAGATGCACATCCTGGGCCAGATGTTTGTCTCCACTAACTACATCTGCTTCACTTCCAAGGAGGAGACCCTGTGCAGCCTCATCATCCCCCTAAGAGAG GTGACGATAGTGGAGAAGGCGGACAGCTCCAACTTTCTGCCCAGCCCAGTGTCCATCAGCACCAAGAACAGGATGACCTTCCTGTTCGCCAACCTCAAGGACCGGGACTTCCTGGTCCAGAGGATCTCTGACTTCCTGCAGCAGACCACCTCCAAGATCTACTTCGAGAGGGAGACCACCGGGAGTGTGAACAGCTCCGACGATGAG atgTACTCCCAGcagggctctctcctctccagcagtCCCCAGCGCAGCAGTCTGGGCTCAGAGGGCTCCTCCGAGGGTGAGCGCCAGTTTAACCTCAATGACAACAGCGTGCCCACCGCCACCCAGGCCCTCATGACCATGTACCGCCGCCGCTCGCCGGAGGAGTTCAACCCCAAACTG GCCAAGGAGTTCCTGAAGGAACAGGCGTGGAAGAACCACATCGCCGAGTACGGCCAGGGGGTGTGTATGTACCGTACAGAGAAGACCAAGGACCTGGTGCTTAAAGGCATCCCAGAGAACATGAGGGGAGAGCTGTGGCTGCTCTTCTCCG gggcgATCAACGAGATGGCGACCCACCCTGGCTACTACGAGGACCTGGTAGAGAAGTCTATGGGGAAGTACAACCTGGCCACGGAGGAGATCGAGAGAGACCTGCACCGCTCCCTCCCTGAACACCCAGCCTTCCAGAACGAGATGGGGATCGCTGCCCTACGAAGGGTCCTTACTGCCTACGCCTTCAGAAACCCCAACATAGGCTACTGCCAG GCCATGAACATTGTGACGTCGGTGCTGCTGCTGTATGCTAAAGAGGAGGAGGCCTTCTGGCTGCTGGTGGCTCTGTGTGAGCGGATGCTGCCTGACTACTACAACACCAGGGTCGTAG GAGCTCTGGTAGACCAGGGTGTTTTTGAGGAGCTGGCCAGGGAGTACGTCCCTGAACTCTACGATTGCATGCAGGACCTGGGAGTCATCTCTACCATTTCCCTCTCCTGGTTCCTCACCCTGTTCCTCAGTGTCATGCCCTTCGagagtgctgtggtggtggtcgACTGCTTCTTCTACGAGGGAATCAAGGTCATCTTCCAGCTGGCGCTCAATGTGCTGCACGCCAACATCCACCAGCTGCTGGGGGCCAAGGACGATGGAGAGGCCATGACCGTGCTGGGAAG GTACCTGGACAGCGTGACCAATAAGGACAGCACCTTGCCTCCCATCCCCCACCTGCACTCCCTGCTGACAGACGATGGGGATCCCCACCCGGAGGTGGACATCTTCAAGCTGGTCCGCAGCTCCTACGAG AAGTTTGGCTCCATCAGGGCAGATGTGATCGAGCAGATGCGCTTCAAACAGAGGCTAAGGGTCATCCAGACCATCGAGGACACCACCAAACGCAACGTG GTCAGAACCATTGTCACAGAGACTGCCTTCAGCATCGACGAACTGGAGGAGCTCTACGTTCTGTTCAAG GAGGAACACCTGACCAGCTGCTATTGGGGTGGAACGGGTGGCAGCAACCCCACGGAGCGCCACGACCCCAGCCTGCCCTACCTGGAGCAGTACCGCATCGACCTGGAGCAGTTCAGGGGGCTGTTCTCCCTGCTCTTCCCCTGGGCCCCTGTCAACGGGGCCCATGCAGACCTCCTGGCCCTGCGCTTCTTCAGGCTCCTGGACCATAACGGAGACTCTCTGATTAATTTCCGGGAGTTTATTAGTGGACTGA GTGTTTTATGCCATGGGGATCTGACTGAGAAACTGAAGCTCCTGTACAAGATGCATGTGATTcctg AGGTGACCCATGAGCAGGAGGAGCCAGACTCTGCCTTCGAGGCCACCCAGTACTTCTTTGAGGACATCACCCCAGAAACGTCCAATG GCCTTGACCCAAAGTGCAAGAGCGAGAAGGATGATGGCTTTGTCAGGGTCACGTTCAAGACTGAGAAAG TGAAGAAACTACACACCCCTGACTACCGCCACTACCTGAGGCTGTGGAACCAGGGCACCAAGAACAAACTGGACAACATGAAGGATCTGCCCAAACTCAACCAG agcCAGTTCATAGAGCTGTGCAAGACACTGTACAACATGTTCAGCGAGGACGCCCAGGAGCAGGAGCTGTACCACGCCACGGCCACCGTCACCAGCCTGCTGCTGGAGATGGGCGAGGTGGGCAAGCTCTTCTGCCATTCCAAGGACCAGGAGGAGCAGGACcaggatgatccagaggaggccAAAACCAGTGGGCCAGCCCGAGATGGAGGGACCAAGCCTGAGGGTGTCTTCCAGCAGAGGGgccagggagaggggaaggaggagagccAGGCCAGGCCGTGTGGCCCTGCGAAAAGGGATGGCAGGGGCGAGCAGCTGTCTGCCATGGAGGACATTCAGCTGGAGGACTCGTCCCCGAAGGACACAGGGACATCATCCTCCATGCTCATCTCAGATGACGAGACCAAAGACGACACGTCCATGTCGTCCTACTCGGTGCTCAGCGGCGGCTCCCATGAGCTCGACGACAAGCTTCAATGCGAGGACATTAATGACGACACGGTCCTGGTGCGCAGCGAGAACGGGCCCCATGGGGGAGGGAACGGGCCTCACGGTGAAGGTGGGCCCCATGGCAGAGATGGGGGGCTGCCTCACAGCACCAGCATAGATAAAGACTGGGCCATCACCTTTGAGCAGTTCCTGGCATCGGTGCTTACTGAGCAGGCCCTGGTGCTTTACTTCGAGAAGCCAGTGGAGGTGGCCGCACGTATCACCAATGCCAAGAATGTGAGGAAAGTGGGGTGCTCCCTACTGTCCGCCAGCGACTATGAGATCTCCCTGTCTGGGTGA